A genomic window from Streptomyces sp. NBC_01429 includes:
- a CDS encoding ectoine synthase: MIVRSFKDIENTDRHVKAASGTWESKRIVLAKEKVGFSLHETILYAGTETSMWYANHIEAVLCVEGEAELTDDETGETHWIEPGTMYLLNGHEHHTLRPKTDFRCVCVFNPPVTGREDHDENGVYPLLTEEG; encoded by the coding sequence GTGATCGTCCGATCGTTCAAGGACATCGAGAACACCGACCGCCATGTGAAGGCGGCGTCGGGCACCTGGGAGAGCAAGCGCATCGTGCTCGCCAAGGAGAAGGTCGGCTTCTCCCTGCACGAGACGATCCTGTACGCGGGTACGGAGACGTCGATGTGGTACGCCAACCACATCGAGGCCGTGCTCTGTGTCGAGGGCGAAGCCGAACTCACCGATGACGAGACCGGCGAGACCCACTGGATCGAACCCGGCACGATGTATCTGCTGAACGGGCACGAGCACCACACGCTCCGCCCGAAGACCGACTTCCGCTGCGTGTGTGTCTTCAACCCGCCGGTGACCGGGCGGGAGGACCACGACGAGAACGGCGTCTACCCGCTGCTGACCGAGGAGGGCTGA